The following proteins are encoded in a genomic region of Nicotiana sylvestris chromosome 4, ASM39365v2, whole genome shotgun sequence:
- the LOC104214340 gene encoding probable potassium transporter 17 yields the protein MDRQTGRHDSAATQSDATVVVSVHDGDTINNCHDQKDTGRWGNLVLAYKTLGVVFGGLVTSPLYVYPSMPLKSPTEDDYLGIYSIMFWTLSLIGVVKYATIALRADDQGEGGTFALYSLLCRNINIGILSSKSASLSSSHSYVNQSKKPSKLGKFCERSLIARRVLLFIAMLGMCMLIGDGILTPAISVLSAMDGLRARFPSVGKSLVEALSAIVLIVLFLMQKFGTSRVSFLFSPIMGAWTLTTPLVGIYSILKHYPSIFKAISPHYIVHFFLRNGKQGWIYLGGTVLCITGSEAMFADLGHFNRSSIRIAFLFTIYPSLVLTYAGQTAYLIRNPNDHFDGFYKFIPSAVYWPIFVIATLAAIVASQSLISATFSVIKQSVVLDYFPRVKVVHTSSSKEGEVYSPEVNYILMILCVAVILIFGDGQDIGNAFGVVVSMVMLITTILLSLVMIIIWRTPLALVALYFIVFFVMESVYVSAIFTKIPEGGWIPFAISLILAFIMFGWFYGRQRKLEYELTHKIDSERLRTMLMDPGLQRVPGLCFFYTNIQDGLTPILGHYIKNMRSLHKVTVCTTLRYLLVPKVAAGERIVVSKLGLKGVYRCVIRYGYADKLSLEGDDLVNQVVESLRAHLLQRSNHNSTEEEDEISELEEAKLAGVVHIRGKTRFYIGKHCGWFDRTMLVFYEVLHSNCRSALPALGVPLPQRIEVGMLYEA from the exons ATGGATCGGCAAACAGGAAGGCATGACTCGGCGGCGACTCAGTCGGATGCAACGGTTGTGGTATCGGTGCATGACGGTGACACCATTAACAATTGTCATGACCAAAAG GACACTGGGCGATGGGGGAACCTGGTCCTTGCATACAAGACCCTAGGAGTTGTTTTTGGGGGTCTTGTCACATCTCCACTTTATGTATATCCATCAATGCCTTTAAAGTCTCCAACTGAGGATGATTATTTGGGGATCTACAGCATAATGTTTTGGACGCTCAGTCTAATTGGTGTTGTCAAATACGCTACCATAGCTCTCAGAGCTGATGATCAGGGCGAAG GTGGAACATTTGCTCTTTATTCGTTACTCTGCAGGAATATAAATATTGGGATTCTTTCTTCAAAGAGTGCCAGTTTGAGTTCTAGCCATTCCTATGTTAACCAATCAAAAAAGCCAAGTAAGCTGGGTAAATTTTGTGAGAGGAGTTTGATTGCCAGAAGGGTACTGCTTTTCATTGCAATGTTGGGTATGTGTATGCTAATCGGTGATGGCATACTTACACCTGCCATCTCAG tgttgTCTGCAATGGATGGCTTAAGAGCACGTTTTCCCTCAGTCGGTAAAT CGTTGGTTGAAGCTCTTTCAGCAATCGTTCTCATTGTTCTATTCCTCATGCAGAAGTTTGGTACTTCACGAGTGAGTTTCCTGTTCTCTCCTATCATGGGTGCATGGACTCTTACCACTCCTCTCGTTGGGATATACAGTATCCTTAAGCATTATCCTAGCATATTCAAGGCAATATCACCCCATTACATAGTCCACTTCTTCTTAAGAAATGGAAAGCAAGGATGGATATATCTTGGTGGTACTGTCCTCTGCATTACTG GCTCTGAAGCAATGTTTGCTGACCTTGGTCATTTCAACAGGAGTTCAATTCGG ATAGCGTTTCTCTTTACTATATATCCATCACTAGTGCTGACATATGCGGGCCAGACAGCATATCTGATCAGAaatcccaatgaccattttgatgGATTTTACAAGTTTATACCATCTGCTGTGTACTGGCCAATTTTTGTTATAGCTACATTAGCTGCAATAGTTGCAAGTCAGTCACTGATTTCAGCCACCTTTTCTGTTATTAAGCAATCAGTTGTGTTGGATTATTTTCCTCGGGTGAAGGTAGTTCACACATCCTCCAGCAAAGAAGGTGAGGTTTACTCACCAGAAGTTAACTACATCCTCATGATTCTCTGTGTTGCAGTCATACTAATTTTTGGAGATGGACAAGACATCGGAAATGCCTTTG GTGTCGTTGTTAGCATGGTTATGCTTATAACCACTATATTGCTGTCATTGGTTATGATCATTATTTGGAGAACTCCACTTGCTTTGGTGGCGCTCTACTTCATTGTGTTTTTTGTGATGGAAAGTGTATATGTTAGTGCAATCTTCACAAAAATTCCAGAAGGTGGTTGGATTCCTTTTGCCATCTCTCTCATCCTTGCTTTCATTATGTTTGGCTGGTTCTATGGTAGGCAGAGAAAACTCGAGTATGAATTAACACACAAAATAGACTCGGAGAGATTAAGGACAATGCTAATGGATCCAGGTCTTCAGAGAGTTCCCGGACTCTGCTTCTTCTATACAAATATCCAAGATGGTTTAACACCAATTTTAGGTCATTACATAAAGAACATGAGATCTCTTCACAAAGTTACTGTATGTACAACTCTTAGGTACTTGCTGGTTCCCAAAGTAGCAGCAGGTGAAAGGATAGTTGTGAGCAAGTTAGGTCTCAAAGGGGTTTATAGATGTGTGATTCGGTATGGTTATGCGGATAAGCTTAGTCTTGAAGGGGATGATTTAGTTAATCAAGTTGTTGAAAGTTTACGGGCTCATCTGCTTCAGCGCTCCAACCATAATTCGACGGAGGAAGAAGACGAAATTTCCGAGTTGGAAGAGGCAAAGCTTGCTGGGGTGGTCCATATTCGTGGAAAGACGAGGTTTTATATTGGTAAGCATTGTGGCTGGTTTGATAGAACAATGCTTGTTTTCTATGAAGTTTTGCACAGCAATTGCAGATCTGCACTTCCTGCTTTGGGTGTGCCATTACCTCAACGTATCGAGGTTGGTATGCTTTATGAGGCTTGA
- the LOC104214339 gene encoding putative late blight resistance protein homolog R1A-3 yields the protein MSSLTKLEELKCANGLVCYSIKSFVFPTSLKRLTLTHCFWFHWDDISILVMLPNLEELKLKVAVVTGDQVWRLSDEDKFQSLKLLFKGIHLERWEASSDSFPNLRRLVLKNCNYLKEIPTNFGEFCTLESIEFHNCSSLAEDSARNIEQEQEDMGNNSLKVYIHNSRRK from the exons ATGTCTAGCTTGACAAAACTCGAAGAATTAAAGTGTGCCAATGGACTTGTTTGCTACTCCATCAAGAGTTTCGTTTTCCCAACATCGCTTAAGAGGTTGACTTTAACTCACTGCTTTTGGTTTCATTGGGACGATATATCAATTCTTGTCATGTTGCCAAATCTGGAAGAGCTCAAACTTAAAGTTGCTGTAGTCACTGGTGATCAAGTATGGAGATTGAGCGATGAAGACAAGTTCCAAAGCTTGAAGTTGTTATTTAAAGGCATACATCTTGAGCGTTGGGAAGCTAGCAGTGATAGCTTCCCAAATCTAAGACGCCTTGTTCTGAAGAATTGCAACTACCTGAAAGAAATTCCAACAAATTTTGGGGAATTTTGTACGTTGGAGTCAATTGAGTTTCACAATTGCAGCAGTCTAGCTGAGGATTCTGCAAGAAATATTgaacaagaacaagaagacatgGGAAATAATTCCCTCAAGGTCTACATCCATAACAGTCGCA GGAAATAA